A stretch of the Papaver somniferum cultivar HN1 chromosome 6, ASM357369v1, whole genome shotgun sequence genome encodes the following:
- the LOC113291018 gene encoding gibberellin receptor GID1C-like, with protein MVLLSVFTQFYAPLRKPDESLNNLAELVDRKFRPYLKPVDGLYSFDLRIGKSRASHQGLQAPSGWGGSTKSFELSKASEIRCDCSRDHIISRGELRALFLQFDIYDIFCSRIVKVSRSVVVSVDYRFSPANKFPCGYGDGMEAVKWVQYMHWLRSGKDYKVSTYLVLETVLGVI; from the coding sequence ATGGTATTGTTATCAGTTTTCACACAGTTTTACGCCCCGCTTAGGAAACCAGATGAAAGTCTGAACAATCTAGCAGAATTGGTGGACAGGAAATTCCGTCCATACCTAAAACCTGTAGATGGTTTATATTCCTTTGATTTGCGTATTGGAAAGTCCCGGGCTTCTCATCAGGGTTTACAGGCTCCATCAGGATGGGGAGGTTCAACCAAATCGTTTGAACTGTCAAAAGCCTCTGAAATCAGATGTGATTGTTCCCGTGATCATATTATTTCACGGGGGGAGCTTCGTGCACTCTTCCTACAATTTGATATCTACGACATCTTCTGCAGCCGAATTGTGAAAGTCAGTAGATCTGTGGTGGTAAGTGTAGATTACCGGTTTTCTCCTGCAAATAAGTTCCCATGTGGATATGGCGATGGTATGGAAGCTGTGAAGTGGGTGCAGTATATGCATTGGCTCAGGAGCGGTAAAGATTACAAGGTTTCTACGTACTTGGTTTTGGAGACAGTTCTGGGGGTAATATAG
- the LOC113288292 gene encoding uncharacterized protein LOC113288292, whose product MATTKTFSLIGFLLFTSILLQSMNVNAITNACFTFKDHFPIHWSERDSYCGGDLMRWTYSDDVHGDCIQWCLPFHESYGVNCAQINVDEDSKDYCACYQGCP is encoded by the exons ATGGCTACAACTAAAACATTTTCTCTCATTGGTTTCCTTTTGTTCACTTCAATTCTTCTCCAATCCAT GAATGTGAATGCTATTACGAATGCTTGTTTCACTTTTAAAGATCATTTTCCTATACATTGGTCCGAACGTGATAGTTACTGTGGTGGAGACCTCATGCGTTGGACGTATTCTGATGATGTCCATGGGGATTGTATACAATGGTGCTTGCCATTTCATGAGAGTTACGGAGTAAATTGTGCCCAGATAAACGTAGATGAAGACTCCAAGGATTACTGTGCTTGTTACCAAGGGTGTCCATGA